A genome region from Glycine max cultivar Williams 82 chromosome 5, Glycine_max_v4.0, whole genome shotgun sequence includes the following:
- the LOC106798811 gene encoding uncharacterized protein — MIRTRGLGRAFARVIGKGMGRQDEHHANDVPRQHRPMVSAHRQRVHVVVAEDVPHMTEDVPHMTVDVATPGVEGLAGDGAEGSPADDAEGFPGGPRDSSERPKLKLVSHGRKVEKFGRPTPEIEGLVTAIGLTPLIGCLVVTGDPGVISAFVESWHKETSTFHLPVGELTITLDDVASLLHLSITSAFHSFEPLPMNEAVMLLMELLEVSGEEARAETSATHVHVVHLEAFQDLGQSGGYAWGAVVLVYMYDQLNEASQTTTRQIAGYRLYYSVHDCVTDDGYDETSPRTSRWLTTKAHMKGVIGALYRTRLDALTIADDGCEGCEAITERLKRVLNLRMVTEGINLHQIMEDCLRITRGDTSDGNVRAR; from the exons atgATTAGAACTagaggtttaggtcgtgcctTTGCTAGGGTTATAGGAAAAGGCATGGGTAGACAGGATGAGCATCATGCAAATGATGTTCCCCGACAGCATAGGCCTATGGTATCCGCCCATAGGCAACGGGTacatgttgttgttgctgaggatgTTCCTCATATGACTGAGGATGTTCCTCATATGACTGTGGACGTAGCTACGCCTGGTGTAGAAGGCTTAGCTGGTGATGGTGCTGAGGGGTCACCTGCTGATGATGCTGAGGGATTCCCAGGTGGACCACGTGACTCATCA GAACGTCCTAAGTTGAAGTTGGTCTCCCACGGAAGAAAGGTTGAGAAATTTGGGAGGCCAACGCCTGAGATTGAAGGGCTAGTCACTGCCATAGGATTAACTCCTTTGATCGGGTGTTTAGTAGTCACAGGTGATCCGGGAGTTATATCCGCTTTTGTCGAGAGCTGGCACAAGGAGactagcaccttccaccttccagtAGGAGAGCTGACCATCACACTAGATGATGTTGCATCACTCCTCCATCTGTCGATCACAAGCGCCTTTCACAGCTTTGAGCCTCTACCTATGAACGAGGCGGTCATGTTGTTGATGGAATTGCTTGAGGTCTCCGGTGAGGAGGCTAGAGCTGAGACG agtgcaacacatGTTCATGTAGTGCATCTGGAGGCTTTTCAAGACTTGGGTCAGAGTGGGGGCTATGCTTGGGGAGCTGTCGTGCTGGTGTATATGTATGACCAGTTAAATGAAGCTTCTCAGACCACTACACGACAGATTGCTGGGTACCGACTTTATTACAG TGTGCATGACTGTGTCACTGATGATGGCTACGACGAGACATCCCCACGTACCTCTCGGTGGCTTACTACGAAGGCTCATATGAAGGGAGTAATAGGAGCGTTGTACCGGACACGTTTAGATGCTTTGACGATTGCTGAC GATGGTTGTGAAGGTTGCGAAGCGATCACAGAAAGGTTGAAGCGTGTGCTCAACCTAAGGATGGTCACTGAAGGCATAAACTTACATCAGATCATGGAAGATTGCCTTAGGATCACTAGGGGTGACACCTCAGATGGAAATGTTAGGGCGCGATGA
- the LOC102662428 gene encoding uncharacterized protein has translation MEFLEHKQRNMTVAEYAAKFEEPVRYFTHYQGRDGESSKCVKFLNNLQPEVKQATNYQGVREFPLLVNMCRIWDEDSRDRATYYRSMGLMKNKKNGPQHRGKQYSTPPKYYGNCPNNQRTVVMGLLGGSGSKPTTFSTQVTYYKCGKPGHISSNCANRDMTCFNCRQKGHFQRDCPYPKKEQNDGGLNDQIGHLKAKGRVFTLNGDKALKSKDLIQDKCFISGIPLLVLFDSGATHSFMSYSCVEKLKLYVSSLNKDLVVETLTSGFVLT, from the coding sequence atggaGTTCCTAGAGCACAAGCAGAGGAACATGACTGTGGCTGAATATGCAGCCAAGTTTGAGGAGCCGGTGAGGTACTTTACCCATTATCAAGGGAGAGATGGAGAAAGTTCAAAATGTGTGAAGTTTCTGAACAACTTGCAACCGGAGGTGAAGCAAGCTACGAATTACCAAGGTGTTCGTGAGTTTCCACTTTTGGTGAACATGTGCCGGATTTGGGATGAAGACTCCCGAGATAGGGCGACCTATTATAGGAGTATGGGCCTaatgaagaacaaaaagaatggaCCTCAACATCGGGGAAAACAATACTCGACCCCTCCTAAATATTATGGTAATTGCCCCAACAATCAGAGGACTGTTGTTATGGGTTTGCTTGGGGGTAGTGGTAGCAAACCCACTACTTTCTCAACTCAGGTCACTTATTACAAGTGTGGTAAGCCAGGGCACATCTCCTCAAATTGTGCCAATAGAGACATGACCTGTTTCAACTGCAGACAGAAGGGGCATTTTCAGAGAGATTGCCCATATCCCAAGAAGGAGCAAAATGATGGGGGTTTGAATGACCAAATTGGACATCTGAAGGCCAAGGGAAGGGTCTTTACTCTTAATGGTGACAAAGCTTTGAAATCCAAAGATCTAATCCAAGATAAATGTTTCATAAGTGGGATTCCCTTACTTGTGCTATTTGATTCCGGTGCGACCCATTCATTTATGTCTTATTCATGTGTAGAAAAACTTAAGCTTTATGtgtcttctttaaataaagattTGGTGGTAGAGACCCTAACTAGTGGTTTTGTGTTAACTtaa